Proteins from one Impatiens glandulifera chromosome 2, dImpGla2.1, whole genome shotgun sequence genomic window:
- the LOC124925968 gene encoding mitochondrial carrier protein CoAc1, with protein MDSSQESTLSKNVADLVDGSSVHRKISYIDHLPIYVKELIAGGVAGAIAKTAVAPLERTKILLQTRTEGFQSLGVYQSMKKIVKHEGVMGFYKGNGASVLRIVPYAALHFMAYEQYRIWILNTYSALGTGPVVDLLAGSAAGGTAVLCTYPLDLARTKLAYQVVDRRSSFCSGSSRPVHHQPAYSGIKNVLKTVYNEKGVRGLYRGVGPTMIGILPYAGLKFYIYEELKTRVPEEHRSSIIMRLSCGALAGLLGQTFTYPLDVVRRQMQVEGPMQQMKYRSTINALSTVVRNQGWTQLFAGLTINYLKIVPSVAIGFTVYDLSKIWLGIPPRQSQPKAVSS; from the exons ATGGATTCTTCACAAGAATCAACTTTATCAAAGAATGTGGCTGATTTAGTCGATGGATCTTCAGTTCACAGAAAGATCTCATATATTGATCATCTGCCTATATATGTTAAAGAACTCATTGCTGGAGGTGTTGCTGGTGCAATTGCCAAGACAGCTGTTGCTCCTTTGGAACGAACTAAAATACTCTTGCAg ACAAGAACCGAAGGATTTCAATCATTGGGTGTATATCAATCGATGAAGAAGATAGTGAAGCATGAAGGAGTTATGGGATTCTACAA AGGCAATGGTGCTAGCGTACTTCGAATTGTCCCATACGCAGCATTGCATTTCATGGCGTATGAGCAATATCGTATTTGGATTTTGAATACATACTCTGCCTTAGGGACAGGACCAGTTGTTGACCTTTTGGCTGGTTCAGCGGCTGGTGGAACTGCTGTTCTATGTACATACCCCTTGGACTTGGCTCGCACGAAACTAGCTTACCAG GTTGTTGATAGGAGAAGCAGCTTCTGCAGTGGTTCCAGTCGTCCTGTTCATCATCAGCCAGCATATAGCggaattaaaaatgttttaaaaactGTCTACAATGAAAAGGGTGTTCGCGGACTATACAGGGGTGTAG GACCGACTATGATTGGTATTCTTCCTTACGCTGGTTTGAAGTTTTACATATATGAGGAATTGAAGACTCGGGTTCCTGAGGAGCATCGGAGTTCCATTATTATGCGTCTTTCGTGTGGAGCTCTTGCTGGTCTTCTTGGACAGACATTCACATATCCTCTAGATGTTGTCAGGAGGCAGATGCAG GTAGAAGGTCCAATGCAGCAGATGAAATATAGGAGCACAATCAACGCCCTCTCTACTGTTGTTCGTAATCAAGGCTGGACACAATTGTTTGCTGGCCTAACCATCAATTATCTCAAG ATTGTTCCGTCCGTTGCAATAGGTTTTACAGTTTACGACCTATCGAAGATATGGCTAGGCATACCACCTCGACAATCTCAACCGAAAGCAGTTTCTTCATAG